The nucleotide sequence ggaaggcagaagaCGAGGTGTCAAGAGGTGTCGTTTTGTGCCTCAGCTTGTCTGTACCCCCTCCCTCGCCCCAGTCAGGGGTCCCCAGGGGAGAGGGGCGGCTGAGCTTGAGAACTGCTAATGAAGCTGCAGCCAATTAACGCCCAGGCCAGGGTTGGGGGCGGATAAAATTAGCAGCGGCGGCGGCAGAAGGGAgctggaggcgggggtggggagggtgggcagcTGGCTGAAGTGGGCCTTGTTTGCAGGCGGCGAGCGGCGGCGGCGCGGCCAGGCTCTCCAAACTCGCGCtcgtcccttcccccaccccctcgtctctggcctccctccctccctcagacgTCTGCAAACTCAGCGCCCACGAAattaggaaggaaaaggaagatcgATGACTCCAGATGCCGCAAACACcgttccccctcccctcccccccacctgcCGCCTCCCGCCAGCCCCTCGGAGCTTAGCAGGTTGTCAGCGCTCTGCCTACGCTGTCCCTGCAACGCGATCCCATTTCAAGGCCTTATACCTCCTCCCCCAAGTCGTCCCCAACAGTCCGCTGGTAGTCCCCTCTCAGGTCTCACCCCCTTTCTGTCTGCTGCAGCTTCACTTCGCCCACCTCTGGGAGAAAATCTCCGCCTCAGTCAGGGCGCCTACCGCGAGGGTCGCCCTCATCTCATTCTGACCTGGTCTTGGATGCCCTCCAAGGTGCTACCTCCGCCAAtatttgcctcagtttccacgAGCCGCCGAGGGAGGAAGCCCTGGTCAGGTCACTGCCAGACTTAACCCCCCCTTCCGCCCCCATACAAAGGTCTCAACACAGACACGTATTGgatttcactttattttgttccctttccCGTCTGTTTTGGTGTAGAAAAAATATCACCGAGAGGAAGCAGCCGGAAAGGGGCAGATGGAGCAGGACTGCAGGGACGGGAGGGAGgcgggcagagggcaggggccgAGTCGATCGCCCAGGCCCAGGAGTTCTGCTTCCACTTCCCTAAATAGGGTTTCGGGGGAAAGGCGGACAGGCATACCGCAGGCAGAAGGGGCTGGGGATAAGCCACAGCTTATCCCCACAGCTAACAGTATTTACGTGGGGACCGGATGGAATAGGAGGAAAAGCGCCTGGGGGTAAGACAGGGTGCGTGGAGGGTGCCAGGCCAGGTGTCATTACAGATGGGACAAAGGGAATGTCCAGCCCAGCGCCAGGGGCATAAGGGGGGACCCGATGCAGACGTAAGGGACACTGGGACTGACGCCAAGCCTCGCCTTTTACAGGCCTGCGCTCTTGCCCCTCCGCTTTGGGAGGTAGCGGAGGGGGTCACCGCCACCTCGGCCTGGTTAGCACTCCCCATAAAGAAAAGGAGGACCCACGCCAGTTGATGGCTGATGGTCCCCGGGAGGGCTGTTCCCTTTGCCCTCTGAGTGGAAGGGGTGAATGCGGCCCCAGGAGCTGCGGGGCACAGGGAGGGGTCCCACTTAGGAAGGCCGGGATTTGGCGGGAAGCTTAGGGCCCAGGCGGGCGCGAGGCGCACTACCCAAAGTAAGGGTGCTCACTCTGGAAGTTATAGTCTGGGCACACCTTCTGCACCAGTTTGTAGTCAAAGCTGAGGAAGGAGACGAAGATGCAGATGACTTTGAAGGGCTTGGCACAGAGCCAGGCGGCCTGGCTCTGCGTGTGCTCGGTGAAGCACACCTGCGATGGGTCGTACAGGCACGGGCGGTGCTTCCGCGCGCGGTTTGTCTTCTCATACTCCACGTGGCAGTTGAAAGCGCGTGACTCTTTGGCCCCGGGCACTCCCAGCGCGCCCCCAAATGGGCCCGCCAGCACGCCCCCGAGGGTGCCCCCTAGCCCGGGTCCTGCGGCCGCTATCCCCAGCGGGGCCCCCAGCCTAGGCAGCACCCCTTCCAGGGCCAGCGTAGATTGCAGAGGATGAGGGGCGGGCCCCGGCAGCCAGACTCCCCCGAACTCGACACGCTTGGAGGGGGGCACAATACTGACGCTGAGGTTGCCCAGGCTGGACGAGTTGTGCCGGAAGTACACGCTGAAGGTACCGTTCACGTGGTCCACGATCTTGCCTGTCACCAGTAGCGAGAACTTGAGAGTGTGTACCCGGAAGTAGAAGTCCCCCCAGCCGAAGATCTTTTTGGCACGTGCCGCTTTGATAGACGGCTTTCTCTTCGTGCGCGGCGCAGGCAGCGCCCCCGCCCGGGCCAGTGCCCCGGTGTGATTAGCCGGCCAGGCCCAGCTCCAGGCGCCGGTAGTGCTCAGGCCGTGGGAAGACCTCGGCACCGGGAGCTGTTGGCCAGGGGCGCCCCCTCTGGCCGCGGCGGGGCGCAGCTCTAGGTACTGAGGCCTCCCGGACTCTGGTATCTGAGCACAAACGGCCTGTGgacaaagaaagagcaggaaagaaggACGGTGGGGTTGCCCTAAGCCATCCCAGGGTCCCTACCCCCCAACTAgcccctttccccagcccctgggagtCCAAAGGGAAGCGGGCAATCCACAGTCAGTGGCTCGGGGAGTGTGCATTGGTGCAGGCCTGCAGCCCTTGCAATCTCTGTGCTCTTGGCCAAGTCACTATCCAGTCCGCAATTTCTACATCTGTGAAATGACACTGATAATCCTTGTGTTCTCAGAGAACTCCGATGAGGGCCTAGAAAGCCAAAAAGCCAAAGCTGGTGTGGCTTTGAATAGGGAGTGGAGCGGTCTCCCCTGACCTGGAGCCTGGTTGGTTCTGAATAATGGTGGGCCAGGGAGGAGGTGGACTCAGGCAAGCCAGGCCACGACCACTGTCGACATTCAGCATCAAGAAAGACTTCCCAACACCTCTGCCGAGGCTAAAGCCCTCACCCAGGCCTCAGCCTCTACTCCCTTTCGGGGAGGGTCCTGGGAAGAGTCTCAGCACTGTGGATTGAGGCTTGTGGGCTGCGTGGGCACCCCTCTCCGCCTCCAGGGCTCTTGCTGCGGGGGAGGCTGCCCAGTGGTCCTTCCCCGGTCTTCTAGGGGGCTGGAGGACCGCCCCTGCCCGCCCTCACCAGT is from Suricata suricatta isolate VVHF042 chromosome 10, meerkat_22Aug2017_6uvM2_HiC, whole genome shotgun sequence and encodes:
- the NXPH4 gene encoding neurexophilin-4, translated to MRLLPEWLLLLFGPWLLRKAVCAQIPESGRPQYLELRPAAARGGAPGQQLPVPRSSHGLSTTGAWSWAWPANHTGALARAGALPAPRTKRKPSIKAARAKKIFGWGDFYFRVHTLKFSLLVTGKIVDHVNGTFSVYFRHNSSSLGNLSVSIVPPSKRVEFGGVWLPGPAPHPLQSTLALEGVLPRLGAPLGIAAAGPGLGGTLGGVLAGPFGGALGVPGAKESRAFNCHVEYEKTNRARKHRPCLYDPSQVCFTEHTQSQAAWLCAKPFKVICIFVSFLSFDYKLVQKVCPDYNFQSEHPYFG